The DNA sequence ctgctgccactccctcttcttgtcggctggcggtgcagtgggggctttgctggcggtctcctgatggctggaggagggttgagatgactttgttggtgctgctggtggcggtggggtttctccatatgtgataaactctgcctgggcatgaatgaccgcctcactcataaggtgatcgtacgccgcatttggatgattgtagttgaggtgatagaggaatggtcccttgaggagtccctgcttgaaagccgccgaagccattgttttgtcgagatcgcggcactgagatgctgccgctcgccatcttgtgacgaatgccttcaatgattcgtcccctccctgcctgacgccaaacaactggcccgtgttgtgatgaccggcggacaacaagatgaatcgagagaggaaggcatgagataatgcgtggaatgagtcgatggaccctggcggacactcgaaaaaccaactcattgcctcactatccagcgtttcgctgaacaagtggcacagggtggcgtcatcaaatcccttgttgttggtgaccttcttgaacgtgtccatgtggacgaaggggtcggtcttaccgctataatgtgacatttttggggtttttgcaaacgctggcctgacggcttgcaaaattgtagcggtgaacGGGCCTGGCCTGGatgcgaagagtgggtttggggctggcgccggggtgcctgcctccgccaggattagtctccgttctaactgctgcatcctttccaaaatttgggtggttgtgtcgccagcggggcccgcctgggcgttccgcggagcgaacccccgcccgggaatgggtagattaccctcagtccttgttcttgtcctcgagtggtgggtgcgcagcgatgactccgcctcctgctccagcagttgtgggatagggggtggtcccattcctgccagctcaggtgggtttagtGGTACttgcatttgcacgatgggtcccataccagcggtaggccagCTGTGCCTGGTGccgtgtgactgctcacttcgtgcggggttggcgtttgcgtccagtgttcgccttagctcgtcgaaacgtgtcatcaacgtggccacttggttttgggcctccgccttctccttgcgttcctgctcgcgctctctgtttgccttgtggaggtccgccagcgccagctcatacaaggcggtgaggtcctgacctgggggacggctgctgcttggatttgtttcgccgcctgggttgaccggggtgttgaatagtgcgcggttgatgcttaccgctgggcgggcgggttggggaacggcggactggtctgcctgttccccgatatttcccccgctaccgttagtcatggtaattgtgatgggatgaccttctgttcaaggattcccacagacggcgccaatgttaatgtttaaaagtctagcggtagctggaccttagttaacgctgatccggcgggcggatcgatacctttgttgtgagtggttcccgttacctgtcaaataaaatacaatgagcgtcagagggagaccgcgccgggcggtcttcaactctccgatgcctaagttagtcaatgtatttatgttgacaaagtaacagtaggtaagtattgaatgtgtcattaatgaggagagaggagaggaccttttataggtgaggaagaggatgatcttctccttgttttcgatgtgggactgatgtgcttcagttcccagtttcagtagcttctgatgctaccttgacacggcgtgtggcggcgcgtcggcggtgctttggggttgatccggggctcaggcggtaacttggctagctgtctttacgccagtcactcatgaggtgggcgttggtacccctggcggtaccctgagcgtggctcattatagctaattatgcttgcaaatgcacatgtatgtacagtggtaaacttcaaaccacaattgcttcaaacatgcgtaattatggatcaaatccatatacattcatgaatcgCTTTATGAagaacaataatctctgcatggttcgaagatatagcgactagagtCTGTTTATAGATCTCGAAGATATCgtggtcttacccatggtgacacttaaccagtttgggaataacCTTTGTcgatcagagagatacccaacatcagcaaaaccttcaaACCACCTTCCATTTTGGGTTGGGATTGAGATTTTGTTGAATGTGACAGGTGCATTCGGTTGGCTAGTATTGATGTACACCATTTGAGTCTTAGGTTGATTACTAGTTAATTGTTTCGAGTCATGTATCATCCAATAGTTATAaggttttaatttttagtttttagttttagttACTTTGAATAAAGTGTGTAACCCGAGATCTAATGGGTGTACATTGCTTACTAGAAGCAATCCTGGTTAGGCCGTTTGTGGTTTTGATACTATGAATGAGATGAGTCCAAACATATGTATCACTCTGGCACTGATCTAATATGGTCgtcatgatttttcaatcaatgAATATATTATTCCCCTAAAAAATTAGACTTCTACATTTTAATCTATAcatacaaccaaaataaaagaGCCAAATCAAAGGAGCAAAACCAGTTTAATTAATCTTCAtctatatattcttttttttcaaagtaACAAGCTACTGCTCATCCATTAAAACCATTTCTAACGGTTTTCTTTCATATGCTACTTTCCTTTcataattttgttttggtgCGCCTTTTTGCTTTAGTGGTAAGATAACGACTTTCCATTTATAAGGTCATCTATTCAAGCCCcatctatttattttttattttttttaaaaaaaaggtttttatcAATGTTATATGTAGTTTTTGAAGAAAATGTCTAAATAAAATGGTAACCCGAGATCTAATGGGGGAAGGGGagattttcattttgttttctgGCAGAAAAAGGCTAAGCTTGTGTCTTAAAGAACTACTTTTGAGAATTGGGCTTAATAAGGTTAGTCTCGATGGAGTTCTCTAAAAGAGGTTAATGATATGGGATGATAATAAAAACTTAAGAAAATATGTTAGGAATGTAAATTGTAGAAAAGAGATAATTATTTAAAAGTAATATAGAAGTTGAACAAATTTTGCAAATAATAATTTTGCAAGAATTGTCATAAGTGATATGTTGAAGAATAGGAAACAACCAAAAATGTATCCATCGAAACTCAAAAGAGACACTTGAAATTTCCGGGTCTCACAGGGTGCCCCTACGCAAGAATTTCTCATGTTAGGTATGGTAAGCCTTTTACCTTCAGTCATATCAATCTCTTTCTCACGAGCCCTATCCCACTCAAAGCATTAATAATCATCCACCCCTTTGCGATTAAGGTAATTAACGACTTCTAGCATGCTAGCTCCCATAGTCTAACGGGTAGTGTGTACATGGCCCGGGAAGCCAAAGTCAGGCCAACTTCGTCTATACAAGCTTGCTTTAGAGCAAGCCCTTCTTCCATTTCCAAATGGCAAGAGCTTGTGTGCCTCATCCTTACTGCAGGTTTCAACCTCTCAGATTTGCTTTCAAAATCACCCAAAACTTAGGATTTGTATTTATTGCCCACTCATTTACCAGTACCACTGTGTCATGTGGAATATTATTAATTAAAAGTCACAATAGAAGGCGCCATTGGAGATGACCATACCATTTAAATAAAGGCTAGAATTAGAACCTCCCCAGCTCTTTGGCTTTTATTATCCAGAAAAATAACTTCCTTAATATATCAGAGGTATCTCATGCTCTCtgttataaattaaaaattagagTGTTTGAATAAATTTagtaaaaattataaaaatgggAAAATATACCTCGATATTCATCTTTCAATCTCATTTGtatataaagaataaatattgagaattgatataaaagaaaaattaatgaaatagagaccaaaaaccaaaacaaaggcATCAATATACACCATACAATAACAATAGTAGTACGATATTGTACACAATTTATATAGCTTATAATTTACTGATACATTTATTTAGTAGAATCTACAATACTTTTCCCATCTCACCTATCTCGTGATGGCTGTGTATATAATCTCCACGGTGTTACTTATTCTAAATAACCAACTGCACATAACTTAATGGCGTTTAATAATacattttggtataaaatttGTCCACTGATCAATGGAAAACCTTGTTAAAAAATGAGCGTGGTTTGTACATGGCCTCCAATGGCACCAGTTTAGGCATGGTGAGTCCTGTCCCTTCAGTCATATCAACCTCCTCTTTACTAACCCTCTCCCACTCAAAGCATTGAATCAATGAGGCCAAAGTCAAGCCAATCTCACGTTGAGCCAATCCTGCTCCGGGGCATGCCCTTCTTCCCATTCCAAATGGCATAAATTTGTGTGCCTCGTCCTTGCTGCCAGTTTCAAACCTCTCAGGTTTGAAGCTTTCAGGATCATCCCACAACTTCGGATCTCTATGTATGGCCCATGCATTGATCAATACCAATGTGTCACGTGGTACATTAAATCCACCTACAATGCAATCATCTGATGCAAAATGTGGTACTAGCATTGGTGCCGTCGGGTACAACCGAAGAGTCTCGGAGATAATACTTTGTAGGTGGTGAAGTTTGGAGATGTCTGGTTCGTCTACTATGCGTTCTTGACCAAGTTGAGCATCCAGTTCAGCTCTAATCTTCTCCAATGCATCCGGATGGTTTAGCAAATTAGACATAGCCCATTCTATTGTTACTGCCGATGTATCAGTGCCAGCCAATAATAGACTCTGAAAGTTAACTCGAGTTAATTAATAactttaacaaaaaaataatacttAAATTAGATTGTTGAAGACGCTTATAAAGTAAATATTTAACACTAAATGGTGAACCACTATGACCGTAATTTTGGACATAACAGAAAATTACCGTAATTTTGGACATAACAGAAAAAAGCAACGCTGGGATATTATAATTTTTACTAACCAGTATAAGTCCTTTGATAATCTCATCAGTATAATACTCAGGTTGTGACTCCTGCTGAGAAAGCAAATTGTCGATCATGGTATTTTTACTCTCCGGAGCACTCTTGTTCCGGTGCTCATCAATTAGACGTTGCAAGAACAAATCTGCTCTCTTGCCCAACTTCTTCAACTTCCTCTCATAACCATTACCGCCAAACCATCTCAAAAAGGGCATGAATTCTCCGGGGTTGGTTCCCCCACTGTACGAAAGAGCCTCATCCATGATCTCAAAGAACTCCTTCCCCTCTTCCTTGTTCGCAACATGGTCCCCGACATACCTCTTCCCCGCCACCATGGTCATTATGTTGTTGAAGGTCAGGTCAAACAACATAGACCTCAGCTCCACTTTCACGaaacgaccttcttcttcttctgcatgtCGGGAAAGCTTGCGCAGCAAATGTTTGACTTCATCTTTTCTGATGTCGGAGAATGAGTTGAGCCGGCCGGTGGACAAGACCTCGACGGTGCCGATACGGCGAACGTTGCGCCAGTGATCGCCGTAGGGGGCGCTTCCCATGGCGGTTTGGTTGTACCCAAAGTG is a window from the Rosa chinensis cultivar Old Blush chromosome 2, RchiOBHm-V2, whole genome shotgun sequence genome containing:
- the LOC112188525 gene encoding cytochrome P450 81Q32, whose translation is MEDIFFYTCLSIIVCVFISLKLFGRRRYPNLPPSPSLSLPILGHLHLLKPPIHRTFHRLSQKHGRIFSLWFGSRRVVIISSSSAVQECFTKNDIVLANRPPTLLSKHFGYNQTAMGSAPYGDHWRNVRRIGTVEVLSTGRLNSFSDIRKDEVKHLLRKLSRHAEEEEGRFVKVELRSMLFDLTFNNIMTMVAGKRYVGDHVANKEEGKEFFEIMDEALSYSGGTNPGEFMPFLRWFGGNGYERKLKKLGKRADLFLQRLIDEHRNKSAPESKNTMIDNLLSQQESQPEYYTDEIIKGLILSLLLAGTDTSAVTIEWAMSNLLNHPDALEKIRAELDAQLGQERIVDEPDISKLHHLQSIISETLRLYPTAPMLVPHFASDDCIVGGFNVPRDTLVLINAWAIHRDPKLWDDPESFKPERFETGSKDEAHKFMPFGMGRRACPGAGLAQREIGLTLASLIQCFEWERVSKEEVDMTEGTGLTMPKLVPLEAMYKPRSFFNKVFH